From the Cyanobacteriota bacterium genome, the window GCTTCGATTTTACCATTCTGGTTAATAATTATTTTGCCAGCAGTGAGAGTAGTAGTTGCATTGATTTGAAAGAACGCAGATTTTTCTGCAATGATAGTTTGGCTTTCGTTTGGCTCAAGAGTAATTTTCTCGGCTTGAATTTCAAGTGGGTCTTGCTTACCTTTAGTGAGCTTGGCGTTACCTTGGCTAATAATAGAACTAAAATCCTTTTTTATAAGTCCCTTACTGCCACTGACTTCATAACCATCTGTGGAATTGAGAGTCCAGTTGTCTGAAACGATAAGATAAGGTAGTTGCTCTTGGAACTTGAGGTGTCCGCATCTCAGTATATATTTACCATCGCTACTTAAGAGTAGTACATTGTCATTGAGATTAATTTCTTGCTCGTCTTTATTGAACTGGGCGTATTCACCTGTGATAGTAAATTGCGCGTCATCATAGCCTGTGCTTGGGTTATAAAAAGTGAGTTTAGGTTTTTGTACTTGAGCTTGGTTTTGTCCTAAGTCTGATTCACTGTTAATGGCGTTTAACGTCCATTTGACTTTGTTGGTCTTACTATCAATTTCTTGAATTTCAAAATCGCCAATTTGCAATGGCGCCTTTGTTACTTGATCAAAAATCTTGGAATCTTTGACGGCAATCAAGCCTGATATCCCACTATAGGCGAAGAAAGCTAATCCCAATAATAAAGGAGACAACATTACTATTGTGGCTTTGTGTTTATTGTAAAAAGCTTGCACTATTAATTGATGGCTTTAATTTCTTTCACTAAAGTTGTTAGATTGTTTTTTAGTGAGTTCTTCAAGTTGTTTGCCAAGCGATTCTACTTGGGTTTCGATGTTTTGCGCTGAGGCTTTGAGCTTTTCGTCAGTAAAATCTTTGAAGTCACCAAGAGTATCAGCTGCTTGAATTTTAATATCCTCAAACTTTTCTTTGACAGTTTCAAAGAAGTCAGAAGAATTGACTTCAAAGTCACGTCTTAATTCTCTACCCGGTTTAGTGGCATTTAGTATGCCTGCGACAAAACCCGCTGCAAGACCAAATATTAGTCCCAATACAAAATTGCTAGAATTATTATTGTTATTATTGCTCATGTAATTATTATACCAAATTTTACTGGTCTTAAACAGCTTTGATTAGACCTTTTTTGTTACTTGCGCTTATTTGAGAAAACCAAGTCAATTAAGGCACTACCAAGAGTACCTCCTAGCGCTGTTAAATAGTTTGCAAGTTTGCCGACGTTGTGTCCAGCATCGTTAAGTTTGTTTTGAATCCCTTGGACATAATCTTTGCCAATATCAATTAGTGATCTTAGTGATTCCAAAACTTTGGTAAGTTGTACCAAAACTGGAATAAAGAAAATTAAGAAAACGATCATGCTTAGAGCCAGAAAAGCCAGGCTGCAAATAAAAATTATATCAATTACACTAGTTTCCATTTATACGTTTACCTCTTCTTTGCTCGTTTGGCTATTGCGTTTTGTTTTGAATTTATCAAGCTCCTCAGAGTATTTGATGTTAAGCTCATCGATTTTGCTTTTGGTTTTGTCCAAGACGTCACTGAAACGATGGTTGAATTCTTTACCAGCCGTAAAGGCGAGTCTAAAAGCAGAAATGCCTAAATTAATACTATTGTCTATTAGATCTTTGGCGTTGGGTGGTAGTTTGGACATTTTATTAAAGAATGTCTTTCCAGGAATAGGAAGCACTGCGAGTGCTAATGCAAATCCTGCAGCAATACCAAAAATGAAACTAATGAATCTAAACATAGTTGAGATCAATTTTAGCATATCAACTGGTTTCTCCTTGACAAGCCTTGAACGGTGGTTGAGGAATGAGTTCATCCATAGTAACTATTTTATGATGATCTATTACTTTCATGATGTCACTTCTCTTGAACTCTGAGGGATGAAGTTTTCCGCATGCATGCATCATGCTATTGAATTCATGAATTACTGCGTGGTGATAATTTGCTACGCGAGGAATTTTTTCTTTGATAACCAGTCCTCGTTCAAGCCAGGGCTCGTGAGTTGCAATTCCAGCAGGGCAATGATTGGTATTGCATTTGAGAGCATGGATACAGCCGATACTCAACATGAAGCCTCTTGCTCCCTGACAGAGATCGGCACCCAGTGCAATCATGATGGCAAGGTCGGCTCCGGTAATTACTTTGCCAGAAGCAATAACTTTGATTTCTTCTCTTAGTCCAGCTTCTCTTAATGCATTGTCTATGAACATCAAAGCATCTTTAAGTGGATAACCAAGATAGTCAGTATGCGCCTGTGGTGCTGCACCCGTCGCACCTTCTGCTCCATCTACAGTAATAAAATCGGGCATCATCTTAGTTTTGTGAATTGCAGCAATTAGTGCATGTACAAATTCTTTGCGCCCAAGACAAAACTTGATGCCAATTGGTTTACCACTTTTGTTTTGCAGATCATCAATCCACCTGAGCATGCCTTCTTCATCTTCCCATTCTTTGTGTCGTGGCGGAGAGATGACATCTTTGCCTTTCTCTATGCCACGTGCAGCGGCAATTTCATCAGTGATTTTTTCTTTGGGCAGAACGCCACCCTTGCCAGGTTTTGCTCCCTGAGAGAGTTTGATCTCGAACATTTTGACTTGATCGAGACGAGCTAGTTCCAAAAATTTACTTTCGTCAAAGTCACCGTTAGCGTGTCGCATACCAAACTTGGCGGTACCTACTTGCACGCAAATGTCTGCGCCTGAGTCTAAATGATATCTAGCAACGCCACCTTCACCGGTATTGTGATAGCAACCAGCTAGCTTGGCTCCGTTATTGAGTGCTTGTACAGCGTTTTTGCCAAGCGCTCCATATGACATTGCTGAGATATTAAATAAAGGAGCGTTGTAAGGGAAGCGGCGCTTGCTACCGATAGTGACTTTGTGGTCAATGTCACACTCTCCTTCACTTGAGTTGATAGGGAAGTGACTATGGCGCATGAGCATTGTGCCTGGCTTGTCCATATCTTTTTTGGAACCAAAGGCAACTGTTGCAAGTTGTCGTTTAGAGTTGGCATAAACCCAAGTCCTTATATAACGTGGGATTGGTCTATCGGATCTTTCATCATGAAAAAGATATTGTCTAAGCTCAGGACCAATGAGTTCTAGTAAGTATCGTAGAATACCAATTACAGGATAATTTCTTTTGATAGTATGTTGCGTTTGGGTGATGTCGCGAATGGCCACTGCAAGCAATATAATGATTGGGCCAAAAATCATTATGGTTCCAGCGTGTTGATCAAAGAAATGTATGAAGTTAGTCATCTGTATTCTTTATTCCACTTTCGCCAGCCACGTTGAGCCCTTTGTTTTCTATCAGATAATAGACATGCGTGACTGCTATTATCTAGCAGGGAGCGAAAGGCTCAACGTCGCTGGCTGGATGTCATGCTATATTTTTAGCCAAGCAAAGACTAGTTCTTGCTGGCAATGTTATGAAAAGTAGATCTAATTACAGTACGAGAGTTGAGCTTAATGAAGCACAAAAAAAGCTAGAAAAGAATTGGGGTTTTGAAACTCGTTCAATTTTAGTTGGTCAAGCACCTGATCCAGCTACTGGTGCAACGATATTTCCTATTTACCAAACCTCTACTTATACTCAAGCTGGAATTGATGATAACAAGGGCTATTGTTATTCGCGTACTGGCAACCCCACTCGAACTGCAGTTGCTGATGTTTTGGCTTCTTTAGAGAACGGGACTTTTGCAGCGATTTATCCTTCGGGAATTGCAGCTGTTCATTCAGTGATGCAAATGTTTAAGCCAGGTGATCACGTGATCAGCTCTTCTGATTTATATGGTGGAGCGCATAGATTATTTAACGAGATTATGACTCCGCTTGGTTTGAGTTTTGATTTTGTAGACGCACGTGACTTGAGTAATATTGCGAGCGCGGTCAAAGATAGTACTAGATTGGTTTGGCTTGAATCACCAACTAATCCTTTGATGAGACTTTGTGATATTGAAGCGATTGTTGGTCTCGTAAAAGATTTGAATAAATCAAGAACTGAAGAAAACAAAATCCTTATTGGTTTTGACAATACCTTCGCCAGTCCATACCTGCAGCGTCCTCTAGACTGGGGTGTCGATATTGTAATCCACTCTGGAACCAAGTATCTTGGTGGACACTCTGATGTTTTGATTGGAGCGATTGTTGTTAAGGATGACAAGCTTGCTACAGAGATAGCTTATAGACAAAATGCTACAGGCAATCTAGCTGGTCCTTTTGACTGTTGGATTTTAATGAAAGGAATAAAAACACTAGCTATTAGAATGCGCCAGCATCATGAAAGCTGCATAGAGATTGCAAAGTGGCTTGAAAAACATCCTAAAGTCAAAACAATACATTGTCCTGTGCTTGAGTCACATCCGCAACATGCACTCTACAAAAAACAAATGGATTATTACAACGGCATGCTCTCGTTTGAGTTTGATGGTGATTTTGAAACTGTCAAAAAACTGGTAAGCGCTACACAAATATTCCAGCTTGCTGAATCACTTGGTGGAGTTGAAAGTCTAATTGGACATCCTGCAAGTATGACTCATGCCGCAGTGCCGCGTGAGCGCCGTCTTGAGCTTGGTATCAATGATAATTTAGTGAGAATTTCAGTTGGAATAGAGACAGTAGAAGATTTGAGAAAGGATTTGGAGCAGGCGTTTAACTCAGTGTCATAATGATTAGTCAAGCAGAATTCAAAGCCCGCCGTCAAAAAGTCCTTGATTATCTCAAAGATCTAAGCGGCAAGAAAAAACAAAAAGCTGTCTTTAAAAGTGGACAACAAAAAGTATTTTCTAACGATGTGCATTATCCGTTTCGAGTTGATAGTAGTTTTTATTATTTAACTGGTTTTAAAGAACCAAACGCTGTTTGTGTTTTAGACCCTAATGCTGATAATCCTTTTACTCTTTTTGTTGAACCTTTTGATGCTAAACATGAGATATGGGATGGATTTCGAGAGGGATTAGAGGGTGCCAAGCAAAATTATCATGCTGATCAAAGTTTTGATATTAATGAATTTAAAGAAGAGTCGTCAATAGATTTGACTGACTTTGTTGCTTCATTGCGCACGGTGAAGTCGGCTGCTGAAATTGAATTGATGAGAAAATCTGCTCAAATTGCTATTCAAGGACATCGTGTTGCTGCTGAGATGATCACTCCAGGTATCTATGAGTATGAACTGGAAGCTGCTCTATACCAGGTTTTTAGGCAACAAGGAGCTAGCAGTTGGGCTTATCCTGCGATTGTTGCTTCTGGAGTAAATTCTTGTACGCTTCATTACACTACTAATAATAAAAAAATCGAAAAAGATGATTTGATATTGATTGATGCTGGTGCAGAATACGAATACTACGCTAGTGATATAACCAGAGTACACGCAGCAAGTGGTGCAATGAACCAGCAGCAAAAAGATATTTATGATTTGGTGCTTGCTGCGCAAGAAAAAGCAATTGATACAATTAAGCCAGGACTGAGTTTTGGCGAGACGCATGATATTGCAGCAGCAGTGATTGCTGAAGGTCTAGTTGATTTGAAATATATGAAAGACAAGCATGACAGCGAAGAACTCAAAAAGTTTTATATGCATGGCACTGGTCATTCCATTGGTATGGATGTTCATGATATCGGTGTTGATAAGAAAACAGCTCGTTATGTAGCTGGTATGGTAACTACTGTTGAGCCTGGTATCTATATTAAAAACAAAAAAATTGGTGTGCGTATTGAGGATGATATTTTAGTTACTAATGATGGTTTTGACAATCTTACTCTCGGGTTGGCTAAGTAGTCGTCATTGCGAACACTAGTGAAGCAATCTAATGCAAAGATTATAACTACCCACTGGATTGCTTTGTCGCAATGACGGCTCACACACTCTCAAGAATTTCATACTGCACCGGCACAACACCCTTGGAATAACTACCAATCAACTTTGCAGCAGCTTCAGAAAGATCAAGGTCGCGACCTTCTATAAAAGGCCCTCTATCATTGACACGTACAATAACTTTGCGATTGTTTTCCAAATTGGTTACTAGTAAGTAAGTATTGAGAGGAAGTGATTTGTGAGCAGCCGAAAGAATATTTTTGTCGAAGGTTTCCTGGTTGGCTGTTTGTCTGCCATGGAAGTAACCGCCGTACCAACTAGCTTGTGATTGATAAATGTGATTGCTGTGCTTAAGTCCCATTAGACTTAAGCGGTTCTCTATTCGTGATTTAACTGAAGTTTTATTGGTGGCAGCTGATGGATTTTGGCCAAGATTAAGGCCCAAAAGCAAGAGTCCGGTGCTTAAAAGCACGGCGCCTGAATTGAGAGCTTTGCCGATTTGAATCATTGTGATTAGAAATCCAACTTTAGCATGTGACGATTTGGGTATTTTAACTAGTGGAAGACACCTATTTTGTGTTGTTTATATTAACTGTATGTATTAGTTTTTCATAATGTATTACAATATAGGATTTTTTCATGTATGCCTTGCTAAATAAAGGTTATAATTAGTAGCTGAATGCGTAATACATGTCGATATTAAGATTGTATTTGTTGCCTCTTATTTGAGGTGAGAAAGTATTCAGACATTATCCAAGTCCGTAAAAACAAAGGGGTTTTTACCATAGCAGTCACAAGCAATACAAACTTACAACGTGAATCAACAAATCTCAAGCCAGAGAATAGTGAAGCGCGTAAGCAAGCATACAAAGATAGAGTTGCTGAGGGAGAAGCTGAACTTGCAGCAATCACAGGCAAGTCTGATGATGAATTAGCCAAACTTGTAAACAGAAATGTTGATTTAACAACATTAACTGATTTAGACAAAAAGAAACAGCATGAAGCATTAGGTTGGGCTGAATCTAATGTTGTTGAGAAGGCAAAAGCATTACTCAAGCTTGATGATTCACAGATTAAAATCCCTGAACAGATCTACGCTAATGCTCATGGTTCAATCAAGAAGCAAATTAGAGAGAACTATTTAAAGAGAAGAAGATTTTTTTTAGAAGAATTGTCTAAAGGAAAGTTACCGTATATTTCTACAGATGCAGATGGAACCTGTACCTTTAAAACTAATTCCAAGGTTGAAAACTCTCGTTCCATTGGTTCTTTACAAGACAAATACTACTTAAGGCTATTATTGCTCGCTATCATAGAATTAGGAGCCAAATATGAGATTAATACTGCTCGTCCTGGTTTATTCCCGGGGCCAAGTATTGTGGGTACTGAGGGACCTAAATTTCAAACTGAGCAAGGTGAATGGGTTAACCCACGTTCTCCAAACGAAATCTCAGGGATACTACATGAATTTGGAATTCACGATATTGATACCAAGGAGTCCAAAGATCTTTTTGATGTACTCGTGATCAATGGTTTATCAGCTGCAATTAAACACAATCCATATTCTGGCAAACTAGAGATTACTCCTGCAACAATTAATTACGGTAAATTTATTGACAAACTTAATTCAATCAAAATGCCTGGTGCCGAGAATGGTTTCTTGTCAAAGCTCGAAGAAGTTGTCGCGAATGAAACAGAAAACAAACCATTAAAAGTACTTGAGTACAAAACAATACCTTGGGTCTTTATTGAACATCCAGAATTCAAGGTTGAAAACTTTCTACGTTACATTAGTCTTGTCGAGAAGCATCGTGAAAAAGGATTTTCAGATGCGGAATTCTTTAAACAGCTTAACGAGAGTGGTATAGAGCTTCCTGATGATTATTATAATAAGGCTAATCCGCCAAGTAATGAGGCAGAGTTAACTCGTAAATTAAGAAAAGGCATGTTAGCTTGTCTTGTGCCGCATGCTTTTGACTCTGACAATGTTGTTAGAGAAGAAGTGAAGTTGAACTTCTATAAAACGCTTGCCAAGTTTTCTCGTTCAGAAGAAGCTCAGGACTGGGCGGAGAAAGAATTAGGAGTTCCAAAAGGAACTGATTTATTTACGATTAATGGTAAAAGTGTTGCGCATGTTGACTTTGACAATTTTGAAAGTCAATACAAAGACCTTGCAGATTTAATTACTCAATTAAAAAACAAAGGAGTTGCAGCACCACAAAAAGAACACGTAATGATCAACGTGGTTGAAAACTTGACTCCGTATAGTGAAATTGCTCCAAATACATCCAAGG encodes:
- the lptC gene encoding LPS export ABC transporter periplasmic protein LptC — its product is MLSPLLLGLAFFAYSGISGLIAVKDSKIFDQVTKAPLQIGDFEIQEIDSKTNKVKWTLNAINSESDLGQNQAQVQKPKLTFYNPSTGYDDAQFTITGEYAQFNKDEQEINLNDNVLLLSSDGKYILRCGHLKFQEQLPYLIVSDNWTLNSTDGYEVSGSKGLIKKDFSSIISQGNAKLTKGKQDPLEIQAEKITLEPNESQTIIAEKSAFFQINATTTLTAGKIIINQNGKIEAESTVNAKASNVNCFSDKLIITVDAKKKPLEAIFTVNPYIIQGDNTIYSDKIIYDFNTEKASIIGHVHSD
- a CDS encoding YtxH domain-containing protein, producing the protein MSNNNNNNSSNFVLGLIFGLAAGFVAGILNATKPGRELRRDFEVNSSDFFETVKEKFEDIKIQAADTLGDFKDFTDEKLKASAQNIETQVESLGKQLEELTKKQSNNFSERN
- a CDS encoding FMN-binding glutamate synthase family protein, whose amino-acid sequence is MTNFIHFFDQHAGTIMIFGPIIILLAVAIRDITQTQHTIKRNYPVIGILRYLLELIGPELRQYLFHDERSDRPIPRYIRTWVYANSKRQLATVAFGSKKDMDKPGTMLMRHSHFPINSSEGECDIDHKVTIGSKRRFPYNAPLFNISAMSYGALGKNAVQALNNGAKLAGCYHNTGEGGVARYHLDSGADICVQVGTAKFGMRHANGDFDESKFLELARLDQVKMFEIKLSQGAKPGKGGVLPKEKITDEIAAARGIEKGKDVISPPRHKEWEDEEGMLRWIDDLQNKSGKPIGIKFCLGRKEFVHALIAAIHKTKMMPDFITVDGAEGATGAAPQAHTDYLGYPLKDALMFIDNALREAGLREEIKVIASGKVITGADLAIMIALGADLCQGARGFMLSIGCIHALKCNTNHCPAGIATHEPWLERGLVIKEKIPRVANYHHAVIHEFNSMMHACGKLHPSEFKRSDIMKVIDHHKIVTMDELIPQPPFKACQGETS
- a CDS encoding PLP-dependent aspartate aminotransferase family protein, which encodes MKSRSNYSTRVELNEAQKKLEKNWGFETRSILVGQAPDPATGATIFPIYQTSTYTQAGIDDNKGYCYSRTGNPTRTAVADVLASLENGTFAAIYPSGIAAVHSVMQMFKPGDHVISSSDLYGGAHRLFNEIMTPLGLSFDFVDARDLSNIASAVKDSTRLVWLESPTNPLMRLCDIEAIVGLVKDLNKSRTEENKILIGFDNTFASPYLQRPLDWGVDIVIHSGTKYLGGHSDVLIGAIVVKDDKLATEIAYRQNATGNLAGPFDCWILMKGIKTLAIRMRQHHESCIEIAKWLEKHPKVKTIHCPVLESHPQHALYKKQMDYYNGMLSFEFDGDFETVKKLVSATQIFQLAESLGGVESLIGHPASMTHAAVPRERRLELGINDNLVRISVGIETVEDLRKDLEQAFNSVS
- a CDS encoding aminopeptidase P family protein; amino-acid sequence: MISQAEFKARRQKVLDYLKDLSGKKKQKAVFKSGQQKVFSNDVHYPFRVDSSFYYLTGFKEPNAVCVLDPNADNPFTLFVEPFDAKHEIWDGFREGLEGAKQNYHADQSFDINEFKEESSIDLTDFVASLRTVKSAAEIELMRKSAQIAIQGHRVAAEMITPGIYEYELEAALYQVFRQQGASSWAYPAIVASGVNSCTLHYTTNNKKIEKDDLILIDAGAEYEYYASDITRVHAASGAMNQQQKDIYDLVLAAQEKAIDTIKPGLSFGETHDIAAAVIAEGLVDLKYMKDKHDSEELKKFYMHGTGHSIGMDVHDIGVDKKTARYVAGMVTTVEPGIYIKNKKIGVRIEDDILVTNDGFDNLTLGLAK
- a CDS encoding septal ring lytic transglycosylase RlpA family protein, whose amino-acid sequence is MIQIGKALNSGAVLLSTGLLLLGLNLGQNPSAATNKTSVKSRIENRLSLMGLKHSNHIYQSQASWYGGYFHGRQTANQETFDKNILSAAHKSLPLNTYLLVTNLENNRKVIVRVNDRGPFIEGRDLDLSEAAAKLIGSYSKGVVPVQYEILESV